From a single Pelmatolapia mariae isolate MD_Pm_ZW linkage group LG20, Pm_UMD_F_2, whole genome shotgun sequence genomic region:
- the LOC134618881 gene encoding polymeric immunoglobulin receptor-like isoform X3: MKVHHTLICFFFLSLQDGNPEVNINKNISFGVVGRNLTAEFPFTAVTWKMFCRGECKGGNVLINTTDEKHQSHRYSIELKQENGAPTLSVSITQLIMSDAGRYSCAAGESPSSVSYKQFEVVVAEALLDGNNPAQLKHFNKETGSSLTVGCYFNQSGGQKFFCRGECGEDEVLLQTDDEDDFKDRYRIGFRGPSEKTYTGGGILYVTITQVTESDSGRYRCSLNRSPGQGSFRDFVLSVTDDDLPSVGLTVAVIIIIIIIIIVLSSLAVLIICIKRKSNRGLRTRGNSEGTNMEDVHYENCTPGSTREDSTYQSLDPAGRDQDQTYSTLTDHT, translated from the exons ATGAAAGTCCATCACACTCTGAtctgcttcttcttcctct CTCTGCAGGATGGAAACCCTGAAGTcaacatcaacaaaaacatttcctttGGAGTCGTTGGAAGAAATCTTACAGCTGAATTCCCCTTTACTGCTGTAACATGGAAAATGTTCTGCAGAGGAGAATGTAAAGGAGGAAACGTTCTTATTAATACAACAGATGAGAAGCATCAAAGTCACAGATACAGCATTGAATTAAAACAAGAGAATGGAGCTCCTACTTTGTCTgtgagcatcacacagctgatcaTGTCTGATGCTGGACGGTACAGCTGTGCTGCAGGTGAATCTCCATCATCAGTTTCATACAAACAGTTTGAAGTTGTTGTTGCTGAAG CACTGCTGGATGGAAACAATCCTGCTCAGCTGAAACACTTCAATAAAGAAACTGGAAGCTCTCTCACAGTCGGGTGTTACTTTAATCAGTCTGGAGGACAAAAGTTCTTCTGCAGGGGAGAATGTGGAGAGGACGAGGTTCTTCTTCAAacagatgatgaagatgatttCAAAGACAGATACAGAATTGGATTTAGAGGACCTTCAGAGAAGACATATACAGGAGGAGGAATTCTGTATGTGACAATCACACAGGTGACTGAGTCTGACTCAGGACGGTACAGATGTTCTCTGAATCGATCTCCTGGTCAAGGTTCATTCAGAGACTTTGTGCTCAGCGTCACAGATG ATGATTTGCCGTCTGTGGGTCTGACTGTggctgtcatcatcatcatcatcatcatcatcatcgtcctcTCATCACTGGCTGTTTTAATAATCTGCATTAAGAGGAAGAGCAACAGAG GTTTGAGGACCAGAGGAAACTCAGAGGGCACAAACATGGAG GACGTCCACTATGAGAACTGTACTCCAGGTTCTACACGTGAAGACTCGACCTACCAGAGCCTCGATCCAGCCGGCAGAGACCAGGACCAGACCTACTCTACACTCACAGACCACACATGA
- the LOC134618881 gene encoding polymeric immunoglobulin receptor-like isoform X1: MKVHHTLICFFFLSLQDGNPEVNINKNISFGVVGRNLTAEFPFTAVTWKMFCRGECKGGNVLINTTDEKHQSHRYSIELKQENGAPTLSVSITQLIMSDAGRYSCAAGESPSSVSYKQFEVVVAEALLDGNNPAQLKHFNKETGSSLTVGCYFNQSGGQKFFCRGECGEDEVLLQTDDEDDFKDRYRIGFRGPSEKTYTGGGILYVTITQVTESDSGRYRCSLNRSPGQGSFRDFVLSVTDAVVQSAFSPSLTSSVTTEHPEKTSEDDLPSVGLTVAVIIIIIIIIIVLSSLAVLIICIKRKSNRGLRTRGNSEGTNMEDVHYENCTPGSTREDSTYQSLDPAGRDQDQTYSTLTDHT, encoded by the exons ATGAAAGTCCATCACACTCTGAtctgcttcttcttcctct CTCTGCAGGATGGAAACCCTGAAGTcaacatcaacaaaaacatttcctttGGAGTCGTTGGAAGAAATCTTACAGCTGAATTCCCCTTTACTGCTGTAACATGGAAAATGTTCTGCAGAGGAGAATGTAAAGGAGGAAACGTTCTTATTAATACAACAGATGAGAAGCATCAAAGTCACAGATACAGCATTGAATTAAAACAAGAGAATGGAGCTCCTACTTTGTCTgtgagcatcacacagctgatcaTGTCTGATGCTGGACGGTACAGCTGTGCTGCAGGTGAATCTCCATCATCAGTTTCATACAAACAGTTTGAAGTTGTTGTTGCTGAAG CACTGCTGGATGGAAACAATCCTGCTCAGCTGAAACACTTCAATAAAGAAACTGGAAGCTCTCTCACAGTCGGGTGTTACTTTAATCAGTCTGGAGGACAAAAGTTCTTCTGCAGGGGAGAATGTGGAGAGGACGAGGTTCTTCTTCAAacagatgatgaagatgatttCAAAGACAGATACAGAATTGGATTTAGAGGACCTTCAGAGAAGACATATACAGGAGGAGGAATTCTGTATGTGACAATCACACAGGTGACTGAGTCTGACTCAGGACGGTACAGATGTTCTCTGAATCGATCTCCTGGTCAAGGTTCATTCAGAGACTTTGTGCTCAGCGTCACAGATG CAGTCGTCCAATCAGCCTTCTCACCTTCACTCACCTCGAGTGTAACCACGGAGCATCCTGAGAAAACATCTGAAG ATGATTTGCCGTCTGTGGGTCTGACTGTggctgtcatcatcatcatcatcatcatcatcatcgtcctcTCATCACTGGCTGTTTTAATAATCTGCATTAAGAGGAAGAGCAACAGAG GTTTGAGGACCAGAGGAAACTCAGAGGGCACAAACATGGAG GACGTCCACTATGAGAACTGTACTCCAGGTTCTACACGTGAAGACTCGACCTACCAGAGCCTCGATCCAGCCGGCAGAGACCAGGACCAGACCTACTCTACACTCACAGACCACACATGA
- the LOC134618881 gene encoding polymeric immunoglobulin receptor-like isoform X2, producing MKVHHTLICFFFLSLQDGNPEVNINKNISFGVVGRNLTAEFPFTAVTWKMFCRGECKGGNVLINTTDEKHQSHRYSIELKQENGAPTLSVSITQLIMSDAGRYSCAAGESPSSVSYKQFEVVVAEALLDGNNPAQLKHFNKETGSSLTVGCYFNQSGGQKFFCRGECGEDEVLLQTDDEDDFKDRYRIGFRGPSEKTYTGGGILYVTITQVTESDSGRYRCSLNRSPGQGSFRDFVLSVTDVVQSAFSPSLTSSVTTEHPEKTSEDDLPSVGLTVAVIIIIIIIIIVLSSLAVLIICIKRKSNRGLRTRGNSEGTNMEDVHYENCTPGSTREDSTYQSLDPAGRDQDQTYSTLTDHT from the exons ATGAAAGTCCATCACACTCTGAtctgcttcttcttcctct CTCTGCAGGATGGAAACCCTGAAGTcaacatcaacaaaaacatttcctttGGAGTCGTTGGAAGAAATCTTACAGCTGAATTCCCCTTTACTGCTGTAACATGGAAAATGTTCTGCAGAGGAGAATGTAAAGGAGGAAACGTTCTTATTAATACAACAGATGAGAAGCATCAAAGTCACAGATACAGCATTGAATTAAAACAAGAGAATGGAGCTCCTACTTTGTCTgtgagcatcacacagctgatcaTGTCTGATGCTGGACGGTACAGCTGTGCTGCAGGTGAATCTCCATCATCAGTTTCATACAAACAGTTTGAAGTTGTTGTTGCTGAAG CACTGCTGGATGGAAACAATCCTGCTCAGCTGAAACACTTCAATAAAGAAACTGGAAGCTCTCTCACAGTCGGGTGTTACTTTAATCAGTCTGGAGGACAAAAGTTCTTCTGCAGGGGAGAATGTGGAGAGGACGAGGTTCTTCTTCAAacagatgatgaagatgatttCAAAGACAGATACAGAATTGGATTTAGAGGACCTTCAGAGAAGACATATACAGGAGGAGGAATTCTGTATGTGACAATCACACAGGTGACTGAGTCTGACTCAGGACGGTACAGATGTTCTCTGAATCGATCTCCTGGTCAAGGTTCATTCAGAGACTTTGTGCTCAGCGTCACAGATG TCGTCCAATCAGCCTTCTCACCTTCACTCACCTCGAGTGTAACCACGGAGCATCCTGAGAAAACATCTGAAG ATGATTTGCCGTCTGTGGGTCTGACTGTggctgtcatcatcatcatcatcatcatcatcatcgtcctcTCATCACTGGCTGTTTTAATAATCTGCATTAAGAGGAAGAGCAACAGAG GTTTGAGGACCAGAGGAAACTCAGAGGGCACAAACATGGAG GACGTCCACTATGAGAACTGTACTCCAGGTTCTACACGTGAAGACTCGACCTACCAGAGCCTCGATCCAGCCGGCAGAGACCAGGACCAGACCTACTCTACACTCACAGACCACACATGA